A genomic stretch from Fibrobacter sp. UWB13 includes:
- a CDS encoding helicase C-terminal domain-containing protein produces MVKIPAFVALDLETTGLDFEKDEIIEVALVRFENGEPKENLDFLVKPSSAELRPFIETLTGINKADLESASDFATIAGQICSFVGDLPIVAHNAVFDSKFLKQTFTKVGISYDSHVFWDSLTLSRIAFQDVPNHRLDTLVQELNIERSRAHRALPDADACGRLFVKALEKISTMDPWIYDALSKVAKGSGYETLFTSNVEKLSPPKYKLPTAPALEALPKSRAPRVSEFFKEGGFISFVVDDYKPRHNQQDFASVMERNMYKGGLCVLEAPTGSGKTLSYLITAANKAITGERVLISTATRTLQEQLWTEAIPQIAKIYNGELRPAILKGRDNYLCLRKFEELLMHPQTLLSAEERDSFMALIPWVLTTETGDINECNSFSQSRNRVLWSKLSCSASCCNGENHSHHENCPALIAKRKAMNANMVLVNHSLFLSDLQLDFALLPSYEHIVFDEAHRLPEISNQVFGRSISFFGFRNIAKTLEPSKAGGDGLIAEIASRIPAEQPELHELCDKLSEALGEAEKALHRFFMKIGKKLAKQKNGRSGFTYTNSILAEYEADPATFLEQYNNARGFAEKLVAAAANIDSLKGIVSDLDSRMTEISHFISDFDFVTKAGRNDWVFYMEEPFNPHTIKLHAIPLHSGNVWREKFYPWIKSATFTSATLSVQADLTYFLQKMGMDNLRLGKQPFVRVYTEQSDVNERRSVMVAKFLPKPSAPEFGDALNETLLKVLPNVEENTMVLFTSVATMMKAQAVLAPAFAERNKLLLCQHVDGSLDGLVAMFRKERGACLLGCQSLWEGVDFPGDALKLLVITKLPFPNPSDPLVAGLTNEMKAANKNFFKDYFIPEAYIELRQGMGRLLRSDSDSGKVLILDNRVVLERYGKTFARIWNFKNRIAGSVSDIERFVK; encoded by the coding sequence ATGGTAAAGATTCCAGCATTTGTAGCGCTTGACTTGGAAACGACAGGCCTCGATTTTGAAAAAGACGAAATAATCGAGGTCGCGCTTGTTCGCTTTGAAAATGGCGAACCGAAGGAAAATCTCGATTTTCTAGTGAAGCCGTCTTCTGCAGAGCTTCGCCCCTTTATCGAAACGCTCACTGGAATCAACAAGGCCGACTTGGAAAGTGCTTCGGATTTTGCAACGATTGCAGGTCAGATTTGCTCTTTCGTCGGTGACCTCCCGATTGTCGCGCACAACGCTGTTTTCGATTCCAAGTTCTTGAAGCAGACTTTTACGAAGGTCGGAATTTCTTACGATTCTCACGTGTTCTGGGATTCACTCACGCTTTCGCGCATTGCGTTCCAGGATGTGCCGAACCATCGCCTCGATACGCTCGTGCAGGAACTGAACATTGAACGTAGCCGCGCTCACCGCGCCTTGCCCGATGCCGATGCTTGTGGACGCTTGTTTGTGAAGGCTCTCGAAAAGATTTCTACGATGGATCCGTGGATTTACGATGCCCTTTCTAAAGTGGCGAAGGGTTCTGGCTACGAAACGCTTTTCACTTCGAACGTCGAAAAGCTTTCTCCTCCGAAGTACAAGTTGCCTACAGCCCCTGCTTTGGAAGCTTTGCCCAAATCCAGGGCTCCGCGTGTAAGCGAATTCTTCAAGGAAGGTGGTTTTATCTCGTTTGTCGTCGATGATTACAAGCCGCGCCACAACCAGCAGGATTTTGCCTCGGTCATGGAACGCAACATGTACAAGGGCGGCCTCTGTGTGCTCGAAGCTCCGACCGGTTCCGGAAAGACTCTGTCTTACCTCATTACCGCAGCAAACAAGGCTATCACGGGTGAACGCGTGCTTATCAGTACGGCAACGCGCACCTTGCAGGAACAGCTCTGGACCGAAGCCATCCCGCAGATTGCAAAGATTTACAATGGCGAACTTCGCCCGGCAATTTTAAAGGGCCGCGACAACTACCTTTGCCTCCGCAAGTTCGAAGAACTGCTGATGCACCCGCAAACGCTCCTCTCCGCCGAAGAACGCGATTCCTTTATGGCGCTTATCCCGTGGGTACTTACGACCGAAACGGGCGACATCAACGAATGCAATTCCTTTAGCCAGAGCCGCAATCGTGTGCTTTGGTCCAAGCTTTCGTGCAGCGCCTCTTGCTGCAACGGCGAAAACCACTCGCACCACGAAAACTGCCCGGCGCTCATTGCAAAGCGCAAGGCTATGAATGCAAACATGGTGCTTGTGAACCATTCGCTCTTCCTTTCGGATTTGCAACTCGACTTTGCTTTGCTCCCATCTTACGAACACATCGTCTTTGACGAAGCCCACCGCTTGCCCGAAATCAGCAATCAGGTGTTTGGCCGTTCTATCTCGTTCTTCGGATTCAGAAATATCGCGAAGACGCTGGAACCGTCCAAGGCGGGTGGCGACGGTCTCATTGCAGAAATCGCAAGCCGTATCCCGGCAGAACAGCCGGAACTCCACGAACTCTGCGACAAACTCTCCGAAGCTTTGGGCGAAGCCGAAAAGGCTCTGCACCGCTTCTTCATGAAAATCGGCAAGAAGCTTGCCAAGCAGAAGAATGGCCGTAGCGGATTTACGTACACGAACAGCATCCTCGCTGAATACGAAGCAGATCCGGCAACGTTCCTCGAGCAGTACAATAATGCTCGTGGCTTTGCTGAAAAGCTCGTCGCTGCCGCTGCAAACATCGATTCTCTCAAGGGTATCGTGAGCGATCTCGATAGCCGCATGACTGAAATCAGCCACTTCATTTCGGACTTTGATTTTGTCACAAAGGCGGGCCGTAACGATTGGGTCTTCTACATGGAAGAACCGTTCAACCCGCATACCATCAAGCTGCATGCAATCCCGCTCCACTCCGGTAACGTCTGGAGAGAAAAATTCTATCCGTGGATCAAGTCTGCAACGTTTACATCGGCAACGCTTTCTGTGCAGGCCGACCTCACGTACTTCTTGCAGAAAATGGGCATGGACAATTTGCGCTTGGGCAAACAGCCGTTCGTGCGCGTTTATACGGAACAGTCCGACGTGAACGAACGCCGCTCCGTGATGGTCGCAAAGTTCCTCCCGAAGCCTTCGGCTCCGGAATTTGGTGATGCCTTGAACGAAACGCTTTTGAAGGTGCTCCCGAATGTCGAAGAAAACACGATGGTGCTCTTCACAAGTGTCGCAACGATGATGAAGGCTCAAGCTGTGCTTGCCCCGGCATTTGCCGAACGCAACAAGCTTTTGCTCTGCCAGCATGTCGATGGCTCGCTTGATGGCCTTGTCGCGATGTTCCGCAAGGAACGCGGCGCTTGCTTGCTTGGCTGTCAGAGCCTCTGGGAAGGCGTGGACTTCCCGGGTGATGCGCTCAAGCTGCTCGTCATTACGAAGCTCCCGTTCCCGAACCCGAGCGATCCGCTTGTCGCCGGTCTCACGAACGAGATGAAGGCGGCAAACAAGAACTTCTTTAAGGATTACTTTATCCCGGAAGCCTACATCGAACTCCGTCAGGGCATGGGTCGCCTCTTGCGCTCTGATTCCGATTCTGGCAAGGTCCTCATCCTGGACAACCGCGTTGTCCTCGAACGCTACGGCAAGACCTTCGCCCGCATCTGGAATTTCAAGAACCGCATCGCAGGCTCCGTCTCCGACATCGAACGCTTCGTGAAGTAA
- a CDS encoding Ig-like domain-containing domain, producing the protein MKFSSVAYFLASCLMIAACATQVAPTGGPEDKLPPRVAGVLPAPKTANHPNELYVKLEFDEWINASIPRGAITISPPIEKKLRYEVHGKTLEVYSRAELDTGTTYTVTFAGGIKDLRGNALAKPFQVVFSTGAIIDSLTLSGRVMVSDSLVRKKAYPSVGLYLMGSERESKRYLEKYRDTTTKVLDSLPMLTKEEPLYLTAADSIGSFTFTGLKAGRYRVVAFVDGNGNHKIEPSSELAGVWVSDLVLTESTSDTLWIALADQDTSLLEMGTLSQPNANILEANFTRHVYFDSVFADTSNCYMTSANGDTLYPRFVYLGTSSAPRFYFDPKPKDEVLYKFLCRSGKDSLNRALDTARNYAEIEWKEMEGDTLAPSIQTVKITGKAKKAFPDDSLIVIYNKPVLDSLKDLFFIVENKDTTQVEVKKLDPIRYVVQRSERWPTDSKFSLLRGYADTTLAKADSNGVRDTVIQTKYQSKLVFETISKLKFASMVGRIPGAKSGAIVRLKSAETGKFEYAKCSAHGAFAFNDLVEGDYIIDYYYAEEGSDLPSGGSLQPFKYGSAWRAPLDTLKIKSGPNDLDQLMPNLPALP; encoded by the coding sequence ATGAAGTTTTCGAGTGTGGCATATTTCTTGGCGTCGTGCCTGATGATCGCTGCTTGTGCAACGCAAGTGGCTCCGACAGGCGGCCCCGAAGATAAGCTCCCGCCGCGTGTGGCTGGGGTTTTGCCTGCGCCAAAGACGGCGAACCACCCGAACGAACTTTATGTGAAACTGGAATTTGATGAATGGATTAATGCATCGATTCCGCGCGGTGCCATTACCATATCGCCTCCGATCGAAAAGAAGTTGCGCTACGAAGTTCATGGCAAGACGCTCGAAGTCTATTCACGTGCTGAACTCGATACGGGTACGACTTACACCGTGACATTTGCTGGTGGCATCAAGGACTTGCGCGGAAACGCTCTCGCAAAGCCTTTCCAGGTCGTGTTCTCGACGGGGGCTATAATCGACTCGCTCACGTTGAGTGGTCGCGTGATGGTAAGCGATTCCCTTGTCCGCAAAAAAGCTTACCCAAGTGTCGGGCTTTACTTGATGGGCTCCGAACGCGAATCCAAGCGCTATCTTGAAAAGTATCGCGATACGACTACGAAGGTGCTCGATTCTCTCCCGATGCTCACGAAGGAAGAACCGCTTTACCTCACGGCTGCGGATAGCATTGGTAGCTTCACGTTTACAGGTCTCAAGGCGGGGCGCTACCGCGTTGTCGCTTTTGTCGATGGCAACGGCAATCATAAAATTGAACCGTCGTCGGAACTTGCAGGCGTCTGGGTCTCGGACTTGGTTCTTACAGAATCGACTTCGGACACGCTGTGGATAGCTCTTGCCGACCAGGATACGTCGCTTTTGGAAATGGGAACGCTCTCGCAGCCGAATGCCAATATTCTTGAAGCGAACTTTACGCGCCATGTGTATTTTGATTCCGTTTTTGCAGACACATCTAACTGTTACATGACTTCGGCAAATGGCGACACGCTTTACCCGCGATTTGTGTATCTCGGAACTTCAAGTGCACCGCGATTCTATTTTGACCCGAAGCCGAAAGATGAGGTCTTGTACAAGTTCCTTTGCCGTAGCGGTAAGGATTCCTTGAACCGCGCTTTGGATACTGCCCGTAACTACGCCGAAATTGAATGGAAAGAAATGGAAGGCGATACGCTTGCTCCGTCTATCCAGACGGTTAAGATTACAGGCAAGGCGAAAAAGGCTTTCCCGGATGATTCGCTTATCGTGATTTACAACAAGCCTGTGCTCGATTCCTTGAAGGACTTGTTCTTTATTGTCGAGAACAAGGATACGACTCAAGTGGAAGTGAAAAAGCTGGACCCGATCCGCTATGTTGTCCAGCGTAGTGAACGTTGGCCGACCGATTCCAAGTTCAGCTTGTTGCGCGGCTATGCCGATACGACGCTTGCTAAAGCCGATAGCAATGGCGTCCGTGATACGGTGATCCAGACAAAGTACCAGAGCAAGCTTGTGTTTGAAACTATTTCCAAGTTAAAATTTGCTTCGATGGTGGGGAGAATCCCTGGCGCAAAAAGTGGTGCCATAGTTCGCCTCAAGTCTGCAGAGACAGGGAAGTTTGAATATGCAAAGTGCTCCGCTCATGGGGCGTTTGCCTTTAACGATCTCGTTGAGGGCGATTACATTATTGACTATTATTATGCAGAGGAAGGCTCGGATTTGCCAAGTGGCGGTTCCTTGCAGCCTTTCAAATACGGATCTGCATGGCGCGCTCCGCTTGATACGTTAAAGATCAAGAGTGGACCAAACGATTTAGATCAACTGATGCCGAACCTTCCGGCATTGCCTTAA
- the lepB gene encoding signal peptidase I: protein MKSFTREVIVPVVLALIVIQYVIQAFQIPSGSMEDSLKTGDFLLGLKFTYGSPIPFSNQKFPGYAEPKHGDVVIFRYPGEPEYPDNNPKRYTHLFNALMLGNYYWDHSPEKDQPHIVHYGDGPKDYIKRCVAVSGDTVAVHGGKLFLNGKRQDSLPAFGKWTASMRTLSPRDEVEEFVVPSVGDTLYVDSLSMVKLWWLRSLVAQENPDSSVRLELSLLRNGRENNNYVFNDFKFPVENDRGLLLNAMLSRNQTMIQQRLTLGDTLSGAMPFSYFRELAKIGFLPMIDPHDPNLNSGFTRPVSYVSFEGSILQDLEGNVKRLNVVAPAQDSTDSTEVVESNHFEIQRNLYIGSEKIDRYVVKYPQFFMMGDNRDNSADSRYWGVVSLRNIRAKAFVIYFSFENDDAKFALGNPLTWWRIPFRIRFTRIGKIIDLIK, encoded by the coding sequence TTGAAATCTTTTACGCGTGAAGTTATTGTCCCTGTTGTCCTTGCGTTGATCGTTATCCAGTACGTCATTCAGGCGTTCCAGATTCCGAGTGGCTCCATGGAAGATTCTCTCAAGACGGGAGACTTCTTGCTGGGTCTCAAGTTCACTTATGGTTCCCCGATTCCATTCTCGAACCAGAAGTTCCCGGGATACGCCGAACCGAAACATGGCGATGTCGTCATCTTCCGCTATCCGGGCGAACCGGAATATCCCGATAACAATCCCAAGCGCTACACGCACTTGTTCAATGCCCTCATGCTGGGCAACTACTATTGGGACCATTCTCCTGAAAAGGATCAGCCGCACATTGTGCATTATGGCGATGGTCCGAAGGATTACATCAAGCGCTGTGTCGCTGTAAGCGGTGATACGGTTGCTGTTCATGGCGGTAAGCTCTTCTTGAACGGCAAGCGTCAGGATTCGCTCCCGGCATTCGGAAAGTGGACAGCCAGCATGCGCACGCTTTCGCCGCGTGATGAAGTCGAAGAATTTGTCGTGCCGTCCGTGGGCGATACGCTGTACGTCGATTCCCTCTCGATGGTGAAACTCTGGTGGCTGCGTTCGCTCGTGGCTCAGGAAAATCCGGATTCTTCCGTGCGTCTGGAACTTTCGCTTTTGCGCAATGGTCGTGAAAACAACAATTACGTTTTCAACGACTTTAAATTCCCGGTCGAAAATGACCGCGGCCTCTTGCTGAATGCGATGCTTTCGAGAAACCAGACTATGATCCAGCAGCGCCTTACGCTGGGCGATACGTTGTCCGGTGCGATGCCGTTCAGCTATTTCAGGGAACTCGCAAAGATTGGATTCTTGCCGATGATCGACCCGCACGATCCGAATTTGAACAGCGGCTTTACGCGCCCGGTCAGCTATGTGTCGTTTGAAGGCTCTATTCTCCAGGATCTCGAAGGCAACGTGAAACGCTTGAATGTGGTGGCGCCTGCCCAGGATTCTACAGACTCTACTGAAGTTGTCGAAAGCAATCATTTCGAAATCCAGCGCAATCTCTATATCGGTTCCGAAAAGATTGACCGCTATGTCGTGAAGTACCCGCAGTTCTTTATGATGGGCGACAACCGCGACAATTCCGCCGATAGCCGCTACTGGGGTGTAGTCTCGCTCCGCAACATCCGCGCAAAGGCTTTTGTCATCTACTTCTCGTTCGAAAATGATGACGCCAAGTTTGCTCTCGGTAACCCGCTCACTTGGTGGCGCATCCCGTTCCGCATCCGTTTCACTCGCATAGGCAAGATTATTGACTTGATCAAGTAA
- a CDS encoding LytTR family DNA-binding domain-containing protein, which produces MFTALIADDEPLARVRMRSLLEAYSGEIEILGEASSGTQTIQKIHELDPDVVFLDIQMPDMDAFEVLKSLNEDDIPLIVFTTAYDNFALRAYEENVVDYLLKPIDPERLQATMGKLRKRMPHENGQGVPADFSWDKFKELMSSSGLYMQRLQVKQSDRILLVNMDEVIRFQSEEKYTTAYTTTAQYVIDQTLVELEKRLDPRQFVRVHRAHLVAIDYIAEIRKTDAGRLCVVLRDKNRTQITVSRNFVKTVKSL; this is translated from the coding sequence ATGTTTACAGCATTAATTGCCGATGATGAACCGTTAGCTCGTGTACGCATGCGTTCCCTGCTCGAAGCGTATTCGGGCGAAATTGAAATTTTAGGCGAAGCCTCTTCTGGCACGCAGACTATCCAGAAAATTCATGAACTTGATCCGGATGTCGTTTTCTTGGATATCCAGATGCCCGACATGGATGCGTTCGAAGTCCTGAAGTCGCTTAATGAAGATGATATCCCGCTTATTGTCTTTACGACTGCTTACGACAATTTTGCACTCCGCGCTTACGAAGAGAACGTTGTCGATTACCTCTTGAAGCCGATTGACCCTGAACGTCTGCAGGCGACGATGGGCAAACTCCGCAAGCGCATGCCGCACGAAAATGGGCAAGGTGTCCCGGCGGATTTCTCGTGGGACAAGTTTAAGGAGTTGATGAGCTCGAGCGGGCTCTACATGCAGCGTTTGCAGGTCAAGCAGTCCGACCGCATTTTGCTCGTGAACATGGACGAAGTCATCCGTTTCCAGAGCGAAGAAAAATACACGACCGCTTACACGACTACAGCGCAGTACGTGATTGACCAGACGCTTGTGGAACTCGAAAAGCGACTCGATCCGCGTCAGTTTGTCCGTGTTCATCGTGCTCACTTGGTGGCAATCGACTATATCGCTGAAATTCGCAAGACCGATGCTGGCCGCCTGTGCGTTGTGCTGCGCGACAAGAACCGTACGCAGATTACCGTAAGCCGTAATTTCGTAAAAACCGTTAAGAGTTTGTAA
- a CDS encoding copper resistance protein NlpE N-terminal domain-containing protein, translated as MKYAYVLAAMLCGLFVGCSEEKKEPLPDLPPVEIPADVFGFYSGRMPCDDCNQRGVDMDLFKDGTVQAIQMTLKDSVQVDTLRGTFVFADSIVKVSLSDNSIQWAFKRDRVGNLAFMKLGDVYRDADGMKAVLVRFYKKIK; from the coding sequence ATGAAGTATGCCTATGTGCTAGCCGCAATGCTTTGCGGTCTTTTTGTGGGCTGTTCCGAAGAAAAGAAGGAACCGCTTCCTGATTTGCCTCCCGTAGAAATCCCTGCGGATGTTTTTGGCTTTTATTCAGGCCGTATGCCGTGCGATGACTGTAACCAGCGCGGTGTCGATATGGACTTGTTCAAGGATGGAACTGTCCAAGCCATTCAAATGACTTTGAAAGATTCTGTACAGGTCGATACGCTCCGTGGAACGTTCGTCTTTGCCGATAGCATTGTAAAGGTGAGCCTTTCGGATAATTCTATCCAATGGGCGTTCAAACGCGATAGGGTCGGAAACCTTGCCTTCATGAAATTGGGCGATGTTTATCGCGATGCCGATGGCATGAAAGCGGTGCTTGTTCGATTCTATAAAAAGATTAAGTGA
- a CDS encoding formylglycine-generating enzyme family protein, with amino-acid sequence MNRILYLLLPFALLTLHACTASGDPVEGNAEFPNDGGKASSSDSKSSSSAVEPDVNSDIFGLFDWVKIPKSSITRGVNSFGVNAFSMATTEVTQKVYKFVMDELPKQSKEGDKRPVSNVNWFHAALFCNAFSKLAGLDTAYVYKSVIGDSVLVDLTIDYSAIAVRLPTENEWEIAARGGTTTTYYWDVDVASKYAYYGQTSGPDEVAKKLPNEFGLYDMAGNVAEWVNDWYDAYPKNKSDNYAGPESGDYRIVRGGGWSDKVTVLAPKEREKHDPALSKATLGFRLVYSTGF; translated from the coding sequence ATGAATCGTATACTTTATCTGTTGCTGCCGTTTGCTTTATTAACGCTTCATGCGTGTACAGCAAGCGGTGACCCCGTTGAAGGGAATGCCGAGTTCCCAAACGATGGCGGTAAAGCGTCTAGTTCCGATTCCAAGTCCTCGTCAAGTGCGGTGGAACCTGACGTTAACTCCGATATCTTTGGATTGTTTGATTGGGTGAAAATCCCTAAATCTTCTATTACCCGTGGCGTGAATTCCTTTGGCGTCAATGCATTCAGCATGGCGACAACCGAAGTGACCCAAAAGGTCTATAAATTTGTCATGGATGAACTGCCCAAACAGTCCAAGGAAGGCGATAAGCGTCCTGTTTCCAATGTGAACTGGTTCCATGCAGCACTTTTCTGCAATGCGTTCTCGAAACTTGCCGGGCTTGATACGGCTTACGTTTACAAGTCCGTTATCGGGGATTCAGTCTTAGTTGATTTGACTATTGATTACTCTGCAATTGCTGTTAGGCTCCCGACCGAAAACGAATGGGAAATTGCAGCCCGTGGTGGCACGACTACGACTTATTATTGGGATGTCGATGTTGCCTCCAAGTACGCCTATTATGGACAAACTTCCGGTCCTGACGAAGTGGCGAAAAAATTGCCGAATGAATTTGGTCTCTACGATATGGCAGGTAACGTTGCCGAATGGGTAAATGACTGGTATGACGCTTATCCTAAAAATAAAAGCGACAATTATGCGGGTCCGGAATCAGGCGATTATCGCATTGTGCGTGGTGGCGGCTGGTCGGACAAGGTAACCGTACTTGCTCCGAAGGAACGTGAAAAACATGACCCAGCTCTTTCCAAGGCTACCCTTGGCTTTAGACTGGTCTATTCTACCGGTTTTTAA
- a CDS encoding PASTA domain-containing protein, with product MNKIKSLWNKVRQTAIFKAFVIWIVVVIALVIMVDKLLMPAFAGAFASTGTVPNLEGLSEKAAESALTQAGFKVEWIKEGRYSSQVPAGMVLVQMPKAGRTAKIGRTVRLTKSLGLRKVIIPDLRGKSQKQADISLVRAGLVNGGTIQGAHQSIPRGAVIRTIPLAGDTVRVGDTVKVVISAGATTGRVLLPNFEGILMDEVYPQMDRLGFKVGSVKRQKSEDGARPGSVLETSPKYGDYLKPGSRVNFIIAD from the coding sequence ATGAATAAAATAAAGTCGCTTTGGAACAAGGTTAGGCAAACCGCCATTTTCAAGGCTTTCGTCATTTGGATTGTTGTTGTCATTGCGCTTGTCATTATGGTCGATAAGCTTTTGATGCCTGCATTTGCAGGTGCTTTCGCCAGTACGGGCACGGTGCCGAACCTTGAAGGTCTCTCGGAAAAAGCGGCTGAATCCGCACTGACTCAGGCGGGCTTTAAGGTCGAATGGATCAAGGAAGGCCGTTACAGTTCCCAGGTGCCGGCAGGCATGGTGCTTGTGCAGATGCCCAAAGCTGGCCGCACGGCAAAAATCGGCCGTACAGTGAGACTCACAAAGAGCCTCGGGCTTCGTAAGGTGATTATCCCTGATTTGCGCGGCAAGAGCCAGAAACAGGCGGATATCTCGCTTGTCCGAGCAGGCCTTGTCAACGGCGGTACAATCCAGGGCGCTCACCAGAGCATCCCGCGTGGTGCTGTGATCCGCACGATCCCGCTTGCTGGCGATACGGTTCGCGTGGGTGATACGGTGAAGGTCGTGATTTCGGCTGGCGCTACGACCGGTAGAGTTTTGCTCCCCAATTTTGAAGGCATCTTGATGGACGAAGTTTATCCGCAAATGGATAGGCTTGGTTTCAAGGTGGGTTCCGTAAAGCGTCAGAAGAGTGAAGATGGTGCACGTCCTGGTTCTGTTCTTGAAACGTCTCCGAAGTATGGGGACTATCTCAAGCCGGGTTCGCGCGTGAACTTTATTATTGCTGACTAG
- a CDS encoding Crp/Fnr family transcriptional regulator: MDTSTVDLLKGVELFSELNEEQLGMIANLVIVKNYNRDETVVLEGDDSVQALYLIAMGSVQVYMTGIDGRETILSFLERGDFFGEMSLIDGEPRSASVRTVTDAKMLVIHRESFLSLIRKTPEIAMALMSELCKRLRKANKQIGSLSTMSVSGRVAGTLLNLMQERGVRIHTDNGNMVTVIHNRPTQQQLADMSGTTRETVSRICSLLVRANAIAMTGKDIVIFDEDALQEKATKG, translated from the coding sequence ATGGATACATCCACAGTTGATTTGTTGAAGGGCGTCGAGCTCTTCTCGGAATTGAACGAAGAACAGTTAGGGATGATTGCCAATCTGGTAATCGTCAAGAACTACAATCGTGATGAGACTGTGGTCCTGGAGGGTGACGATTCGGTACAAGCTCTGTACCTTATCGCCATGGGCTCCGTGCAAGTCTACATGACTGGCATCGATGGACGTGAAACCATTTTGTCTTTCCTTGAACGCGGGGACTTTTTCGGGGAAATGTCGCTGATTGACGGCGAACCCCGATCCGCCTCCGTCCGTACGGTGACTGATGCTAAAATGCTCGTCATCCACCGTGAATCTTTCTTAAGCCTTATCCGCAAGACTCCCGAAATCGCCATGGCGCTCATGAGCGAACTTTGCAAGAGACTTCGTAAGGCAAACAAGCAGATTGGCTCCTTGTCGACCATGTCTGTCTCTGGCCGTGTGGCAGGAACGCTCCTCAACTTGATGCAGGAACGCGGCGTCCGTATCCATACAGACAACGGAAACATGGTGACTGTTATTCACAATCGTCCGACGCAGCAGCAGCTTGCAGATATGTCCGGAACGACGCGTGAAACAGTGAGCCGTATTTGTTCTTTGCTGGTAAGGGCAAACGCCATTGCCATGACCGGCAAGGATATCGTCATCTTTGACGAAGATGCTCTTCAAGAAAAAGCTACTAAGGGTTAA